Proteins encoded by one window of Bauldia sp.:
- a CDS encoding DNA topoisomerase IB, producing the protein MSDILAASREDARANGLRYLGDDHPGLSRKPFRGRFRYVDADGRAVKDKATLDRIRHLAIPPAWTDVWISPAANGHIQATGRDQRGRKQYRYHADFRAARDRTKYEHTLEFGKHIEKIRGRVAADMARPGLPREKVLATIVHLLDTTLIRVGNDEYARTNGSFGLTTLRNKHVEVEGGALHFEFKGKSGKMWHLDVHDRRVARIVKSCQELPGQHLFQYLDENGERQSVGSADVNAYLAEITGAEVTAKDFRTFAGTVLAASALLKFKPAESATEAKVNVRAAIEEVAGRLGNTPAICRKCYVHPEIVAAYLDGALAYRAGKSAERAVLRFLQGRLSPRRRRKVAPVVAAALAA; encoded by the coding sequence ATGTCCGACATCCTCGCCGCTTCCCGGGAAGACGCCCGCGCAAACGGTCTGCGTTATCTCGGCGATGACCATCCCGGCCTCAGCCGCAAACCGTTCCGCGGCCGTTTCCGCTATGTCGATGCGGACGGCAGGGCGGTGAAGGACAAGGCGACCCTCGACCGCATCCGCCATCTCGCGATCCCGCCGGCGTGGACGGACGTGTGGATCTCGCCGGCCGCCAACGGGCACATCCAGGCGACCGGACGCGACCAGCGCGGGCGCAAGCAGTATCGCTACCACGCCGACTTCCGCGCGGCGCGCGACCGCACCAAGTACGAGCACACGCTGGAATTCGGCAAGCACATCGAAAAGATTCGCGGGCGCGTCGCCGCCGACATGGCGCGGCCGGGGTTGCCGCGCGAGAAGGTGCTGGCGACCATCGTGCATCTGCTCGACACGACGCTGATCCGCGTCGGCAACGACGAGTACGCGCGCACCAACGGCAGCTTCGGGCTGACCACGCTGCGCAACAAGCACGTCGAAGTCGAGGGCGGCGCGCTGCATTTCGAGTTCAAGGGCAAGAGCGGCAAGATGTGGCACCTCGACGTGCACGACCGGCGCGTCGCGCGCATCGTCAAGTCGTGCCAGGAGCTGCCCGGCCAGCATCTGTTCCAGTACCTCGACGAGAACGGCGAGCGGCAGTCGGTCGGCTCGGCGGACGTCAACGCCTACCTCGCCGAGATCACCGGCGCCGAGGTGACGGCGAAAGATTTCCGCACCTTCGCCGGCACGGTTCTAGCCGCATCGGCGCTGCTCAAGTTCAAGCCGGCGGAGAGCGCGACGGAGGCCAAGGTCAACGTGCGCGCCGCGATCGAGGAAGTCGCCGGCCGCCTCGGCAACACGCCGGCCATCTGCCGCAAGTGCTACGTCCACCCCGAGATTGTCGCGGCGTATCTCGACGGCGCGCTGGCGTATCGTGCGGGCAAATCGGCGGAGCGCGCGGTGTTGCGTTTCCTGCAGGGCCGGCTCAGTCCGCGCCGGCGCAGGAAGGTTGCGCCAGTTGTCGCGGCTGCATTGGCAGCTTGA
- a CDS encoding F0F1 ATP synthase subunit epsilon, with translation MADPFQFELVSPEQLLLSGPVAEVVVPGSEGYFTVLKGHAPFMSTMRPGVVDVKGGQGGDVRIFVRGGFADVNAAGLTILAEQAILVDEVDAAMLAKEVKDAEEDLADAKDGAAKDAAALKLNQLKEVQAALTRS, from the coding sequence ATGGCCGATCCGTTCCAGTTCGAACTCGTCTCACCGGAGCAGCTCCTGCTTTCCGGTCCGGTCGCCGAGGTGGTCGTGCCGGGCTCCGAGGGCTATTTCACCGTGCTCAAGGGCCACGCGCCGTTCATGTCGACCATGCGGCCAGGCGTCGTCGATGTTAAGGGCGGCCAGGGCGGCGACGTGCGCATTTTCGTGCGCGGCGGCTTCGCCGACGTCAACGCCGCGGGCCTGACGATCCTCGCCGAGCAGGCGATCCTGGTCGACGAAGTCGATGCGGCGATGCTGGCCAAGGAAGTGAAAGACGCCGAGGAAGACCTCGCCGACGCCAAGGACGGCGCGGCCAAGGACGCGGCGGCGCTGAAGCTCAACCAGCTCAAGGAAGTCCAGGCGGCGCTGACGCGCTCCTGA
- a CDS encoding RNA pyrophosphohydrolase: MKKSDIEKLPYRPCVGIALFNAKGRVWIGNRSDKDAEGEGEGHWWQMPQGGLDEGEDPYKAALRELYEETSVKKVSLLKEARGWLTYDLPPELVGESWGGRYRGQKQKWFALRFEGKDADIDVLHPGGGKHKAEFSTWRWEKLERLPELIVPFKRKVYEQVVAAFASLAD, translated from the coding sequence GTGAAGAAATCCGACATCGAGAAGCTGCCCTATCGCCCGTGCGTCGGCATCGCGCTGTTCAATGCCAAGGGCCGCGTCTGGATCGGCAACCGCTCCGACAAGGACGCCGAGGGCGAAGGCGAAGGCCACTGGTGGCAGATGCCGCAGGGCGGCCTCGACGAGGGCGAGGACCCGTACAAGGCGGCGCTCCGCGAGCTCTACGAGGAAACCTCGGTCAAGAAAGTCAGCCTCCTCAAGGAGGCACGCGGCTGGCTGACCTACGACCTGCCGCCGGAACTGGTCGGCGAATCGTGGGGCGGTCGCTATCGCGGCCAGAAGCAGAAATGGTTCGCGCTCCGCTTCGAGGGCAAGGACGCCGACATCGACGTGCTCCATCCCGGCGGCGGCAAGCACAAGGCCGAATTCTCGACGTGGCGCTGGGAGAAGCTCGAGCGCCTGCCCGAGCTGATCGTGCCCTTCAAGCGCAAGGTGTATGAACAGGTGGTGGCGGCGTTCGCTTCGCTCGCCGACTGA
- a CDS encoding isoprenylcysteine carboxylmethyltransferase family protein, translated as MSQSQPSDTAGVTVLPPLVYAGGLVVGYIVQFILPIAVAPPTFDVAIRVLGVLLVLFGGYLMFTALGLFQKVGTPVSPHEPTRALTFDGPYRYTRNPIYLGMALILAGLALVGNALWPLLAVIPVIWWITTQVIVREERYLEAKFGAPYADFKKRVRRWL; from the coding sequence ATGTCCCAGTCCCAGCCATCCGACACCGCTGGCGTCACCGTCCTGCCGCCGCTGGTCTACGCCGGCGGCCTCGTCGTCGGCTACATCGTTCAGTTCATCCTGCCGATCGCGGTGGCGCCGCCGACCTTCGACGTCGCCATCCGTGTGCTCGGCGTCCTGCTGGTGCTGTTCGGCGGCTACCTGATGTTCACCGCGCTCGGCCTCTTCCAGAAGGTCGGCACGCCGGTCAGCCCGCACGAGCCGACCCGGGCGCTGACCTTCGACGGCCCCTACCGCTACACGCGCAATCCGATCTACCTCGGCATGGCGCTGATCCTCGCAGGCCTCGCGCTGGTCGGCAACGCGCTGTGGCCGCTGCTCGCCGTGATCCCGGTCATCTGGTGGATCACGACGCAGGTGATCGTGCGCGAGGAGCGGTACCTCGAAGCAAAGTTCGGCGCGCCCTACGCCGATTTCAAGAAGCGCGTCCGCCGCTGGCTGTGA
- the aac(6') gene encoding aminoglycoside 6'-N-acetyltransferase: MTATHVTIRRLTAEDDATWLQKRVALWAEEDHAELAREIVGLATRDDFAAFGAMLGNGRCVGFVEVGARDYAEGCTTSPVGYVEGLWVDEDVRLQGIARRLMEAAADWSRSRGYREMASDTNLDNTDSQTMHVRLGFAETDRIVTFLVKLD, translated from the coding sequence GTGACCGCGACCCACGTCACCATTCGCCGCCTCACCGCCGAGGACGACGCGACCTGGCTGCAAAAGCGCGTTGCGCTGTGGGCGGAGGAAGACCACGCCGAGCTGGCGCGCGAGATCGTCGGCCTTGCCACCCGCGACGACTTCGCCGCCTTCGGTGCCATGTTGGGCAACGGCCGCTGCGTCGGCTTCGTCGAGGTCGGCGCCCGCGACTACGCGGAAGGCTGCACCACCTCGCCGGTCGGCTACGTCGAGGGCCTGTGGGTGGACGAGGACGTCCGCCTGCAGGGCATCGCCCGGCGCCTCATGGAAGCCGCCGCCGACTGGTCGCGCTCGCGCGGTTACCGCGAGATGGCGTCGGACACCAACCTCGACAATACCGACTCGCAAACGATGCACGTCCGTCTGGGCTTCGCCGAGACTGACCGCATCGTCACGTTCCTGGTGAAACTGGACTGA
- a CDS encoding F0F1 ATP synthase subunit gamma, with amino-acid sequence MPSLKTLRNRIASVKATQKITKAMQLVAASKLRKAQAAAEAARPYAARMAAVLANVAAGSTGSTDAPRLLIGTGQDKTHLLVVCTGDRGLSGAFNSSIARMARDHARRLMADGKTVKFLCVGRKGYDALRRLFASQIIDVVEQRSVKVMGFSNAEAIAVRVLALFAEGQFDVATLFYAEFRSVISQVPTSRQLIPAEVSAAAPATAGGGAIYEYEPDEESILADLLPRNLAIQIFRALLENVASEQGAKMSAMDNATRNAGDMIDRYTLLYNRSRQAQITKELIEIISGAEAL; translated from the coding sequence ATGCCCTCCCTAAAAACCCTTCGCAATCGTATCGCCTCGGTCAAGGCGACGCAGAAGATCACCAAGGCGATGCAACTCGTCGCGGCGTCCAAGCTGCGCAAGGCGCAGGCCGCGGCGGAAGCGGCGCGGCCTTATGCCGCCCGCATGGCGGCGGTGCTTGCCAACGTCGCCGCCGGCTCGACCGGCAGCACGGATGCGCCGCGCCTCTTGATCGGCACGGGGCAGGACAAGACTCATCTGCTGGTCGTCTGCACCGGCGATCGCGGCCTGTCGGGTGCGTTCAATTCGTCGATCGCGCGCATGGCGCGCGACCATGCCCGCCGCCTGATGGCGGACGGCAAGACGGTCAAGTTCCTCTGCGTCGGCCGCAAGGGCTACGACGCGCTTCGCCGGCTTTTCGCCAGCCAGATCATCGACGTCGTCGAGCAGCGCTCGGTGAAGGTTATGGGCTTCAGCAACGCCGAGGCGATCGCGGTGCGCGTGCTGGCGCTGTTCGCCGAGGGCCAGTTCGACGTCGCGACGCTGTTCTACGCCGAGTTCCGCTCGGTCATCTCGCAGGTGCCGACCTCGCGCCAGCTTATCCCGGCCGAGGTCAGCGCGGCGGCGCCGGCGACTGCCGGCGGCGGTGCGATCTACGAATACGAGCCGGACGAGGAATCGATCCTCGCCGACCTCCTGCCGCGCAACCTGGCGATCCAGATATTCCGGGCGCTGCTCGAGAACGTCGCCTCGGAGCAGGGCGCCAAGATGAGCGCCATGGACAACGCGACGCGCAACGCCGGCGACATGATCGACCGCTACACGCTGCTCTACAATCGCAGCCGTCAGGCGCAGATCACCAAGGAACTTATCGAAATCATTTCGGGCGCCGAGGCGCTCTAG
- a CDS encoding F0F1 ATP synthase subunit delta, whose translation MAASTSNVSGVAQRYANALFELAVDEKALPAIEADLDRFAALIEESPDLKRLVRSPVFSASEQLRAIDAILSRDQIGGMVANLIKVAAGNRRLFVVPEIITGFKQLAARQRGEVAAEVTSAEPLSDTHVAELKAALKASLGKDITLATHVDPSLIGGLIVKVGSRMIDGSLRTKLNSLKLAMKEVG comes from the coding sequence GTGGCTGCCAGCACGTCCAACGTATCAGGGGTCGCACAGCGCTACGCCAATGCGCTTTTCGAGCTCGCGGTCGATGAAAAGGCGCTTCCCGCGATCGAGGCCGACCTCGATCGTTTCGCTGCCCTCATCGAGGAAAGTCCCGACCTCAAGCGGCTGGTTCGCAGCCCGGTCTTCTCCGCCAGCGAGCAGCTCCGCGCCATCGACGCGATCCTTTCCAGGGACCAGATCGGCGGCATGGTCGCCAACCTGATCAAGGTCGCGGCCGGCAATCGCCGCCTGTTCGTGGTTCCCGAAATCATCACCGGCTTCAAGCAGCTTGCCGCCAGGCAGCGCGGCGAAGTTGCTGCCGAAGTCACCAGCGCCGAGCCGCTGTCGGATACCCACGTCGCCGAACTCAAGGCGGCGCTGAAGGCATCGCTCGGCAAGGACATCACTCTTGCTACCCATGTCGATCCGTCATTGATCGGCGGGCTGATCGTGAAGGTCGGCAGCCGCATGATCGATGGATCGCTCCGCACCAAATTGAATTCGCTCAAACTCGCCATGAAAGAGGTCGGCTGA
- the atpD gene encoding F0F1 ATP synthase subunit beta, with protein sequence MIMATSTANAKGVTGKITQVTGAVVDVQFQDQLPAILNALETMNNGQRLVLEVAQHLGENTVRTIAMDTTDGLVRGQEVTDTAEPIAVPVGVETLGRIMNVIGEPVDEAGPINTQQRRPIHQPAPTYVEQSTEAQILVTGIKVVDLLAPYARGGKIGLFGGAGVGKTVIIQELINNIAKAHGGYSVFAGVGERTREGNDLYHEFIESGVNKKGGGEGSKCALVFGQMNEPPGARARVGLSGLTVAEYFRDQGQDVLFFVDNIFRFTQAGSELSALLGRIPSAVGYQPTLATDMGAMQERITTTQKGSITSVQAIYVPADDLTDPAPATSFAHLDATTNLSRAIAEKGIYPAVDPLDSTSRMLSAAIVGEEHYNVARSVQQVLQRYKQLQDIIAILGMDELSEEDKLTVARARKVERFLSQPFHVAEVFTGAPGVFVELTDTIKGFKGLVAGDYDHLPEPAFYMVGTIEQAVEKAKKLAAEAA encoded by the coding sequence ATGATCATGGCCACCAGCACCGCCAACGCCAAGGGCGTCACCGGAAAGATCACGCAGGTAACCGGCGCCGTCGTCGACGTGCAGTTCCAGGACCAGCTCCCGGCGATCCTGAACGCGCTGGAGACCATGAACAATGGCCAGCGCCTGGTGCTCGAGGTTGCCCAGCACCTCGGCGAGAACACGGTGCGCACCATCGCGATGGACACGACCGACGGCCTCGTCCGCGGCCAGGAAGTCACCGATACGGCGGAGCCGATCGCGGTTCCGGTCGGCGTCGAGACGCTCGGCCGCATCATGAACGTCATCGGCGAGCCGGTCGACGAAGCCGGCCCGATCAACACGCAGCAGCGCCGCCCGATCCACCAGCCGGCGCCGACCTACGTCGAGCAGTCGACGGAAGCGCAGATCCTGGTGACCGGCATCAAGGTCGTCGATCTGCTCGCGCCCTACGCGCGCGGCGGCAAGATCGGCCTGTTCGGCGGCGCCGGCGTCGGCAAGACCGTCATCATTCAGGAACTGATCAACAACATTGCCAAGGCGCACGGCGGCTATTCGGTGTTCGCCGGCGTCGGCGAGCGCACGCGCGAGGGCAACGACCTCTATCACGAGTTCATCGAGTCCGGCGTCAACAAGAAGGGCGGCGGCGAGGGCTCCAAGTGCGCGCTGGTGTTCGGCCAGATGAACGAGCCGCCGGGGGCGCGCGCCCGCGTCGGCCTGTCGGGCCTGACGGTCGCCGAATATTTCCGCGACCAGGGCCAGGACGTGCTGTTCTTCGTCGACAATATCTTCCGCTTTACGCAGGCGGGTTCGGAACTTTCCGCCCTCCTCGGGCGTATTCCTTCGGCGGTGGGCTATCAGCCGACGCTTGCCACCGACATGGGCGCCATGCAGGAACGCATCACGACGACGCAGAAGGGCTCGATCACCTCGGTGCAGGCGATCTACGTGCCCGCCGACGATTTGACCGACCCGGCGCCGGCGACGTCCTTCGCCCACCTTGACGCGACTACCAACCTGTCGCGCGCCATCGCCGAAAAGGGCATCTACCCGGCGGTCGATCCGCTCGACTCGACGTCGCGCATGCTGTCGGCGGCGATCGTCGGCGAGGAGCACTACAACGTCGCCCGCTCGGTGCAGCAGGTGCTGCAGCGCTACAAGCAGCTCCAGGACATCATCGCCATCCTGGGCATGGACGAGCTTTCGGAAGAGGACAAGCTGACGGTCGCGCGCGCCCGCAAGGTCGAGCGCTTCCTGTCGCAGCCCTTCCACGTCGCCGAAGTCTTCACCGGCGCGCCGGGCGTGTTCGTCGAACTCACCGACACCATCAAGGGCTTCAAGGGCCTTGTCGCCGGCGACTACGATCACCTGCCGGAGCCGGCGTTCTACATGGTCGGCACCATCGAGCAGGCGGTCGAGAAGGCCAAGAAGCTCGCAGCAGAGGCGGCGTAG
- the atpA gene encoding F0F1 ATP synthase subunit alpha: MEIRAAEISAILKDQIKNFGKEAEVSEVGQVLSVGDGIARIYGLDNVQAGEMVEFPGGIRGMALNLENDNVGVVIFGNDRDIKEGDTVKRTGSIVDVPVGKGLLGRVVDALGNPIDGKGPIVSTERKRVDVKAPGIIPRRSVHEPMQTGLKAIDALIPVGRGQRELIIGDRQTGKTAVALDAILNQKTINASGDESQKLYCVYVAIGQKRSTVAQFVKVLEENGALEYSIIVAATASDPAPMQFLAPMSGCTMGEYFRDNGMHALIIYDDLSKQAVAYRQMSLLLRRPPGREAYPGDVFYLHSRLLERAAKLNKDNGSGSLTALPIIETQANDVSAYIPTNVISITDGQIFLETDLFFQGIRPAVNVGISVSRVGSAAQIKAMKQVAGSIKGELSQYREMAAFAQFGSDLDAATQRLLNRGARLTELLKQPQFSPLKVEEQVAVIFAGVNGYLDKLPVNKVGEFERGFLSLLRTDQLALLNDIRDKRELTDDIRTRLKAAAESFSKVFG, translated from the coding sequence ATGGAAATCCGGGCCGCAGAAATTTCCGCGATCCTCAAGGATCAGATCAAGAATTTCGGCAAGGAGGCGGAAGTCTCCGAAGTCGGCCAGGTCCTGTCGGTCGGTGACGGCATCGCCCGCATCTACGGCCTCGACAACGTCCAGGCCGGCGAGATGGTCGAGTTCCCCGGCGGCATTCGCGGCATGGCGCTCAACCTCGAGAACGACAACGTCGGCGTCGTCATCTTCGGCAACGACCGCGACATCAAGGAAGGCGACACGGTCAAGCGCACCGGCTCGATCGTCGACGTGCCGGTCGGCAAGGGCCTGCTCGGCCGCGTCGTCGACGCCCTCGGCAACCCGATCGACGGCAAGGGCCCGATCGTATCGACCGAGCGCAAGCGCGTCGACGTCAAGGCGCCGGGCATCATTCCGCGCCGCTCGGTGCACGAGCCGATGCAGACCGGCCTCAAGGCCATCGACGCGCTTATCCCGGTCGGCCGCGGCCAGCGCGAGCTGATCATCGGCGACCGCCAGACCGGCAAGACCGCGGTGGCGCTCGACGCCATCCTGAACCAGAAGACGATCAACGCGTCGGGCGACGAGAGCCAGAAGCTCTATTGCGTCTACGTCGCCATCGGCCAGAAGCGTTCCACCGTCGCGCAGTTCGTCAAGGTGCTCGAAGAGAACGGCGCGCTCGAATATTCGATCATCGTCGCCGCCACCGCTTCCGATCCGGCGCCGATGCAGTTCCTGGCGCCGATGTCGGGCTGCACGATGGGCGAATACTTCCGCGACAACGGCATGCATGCCCTGATCATCTACGACGATCTGTCGAAGCAGGCCGTCGCCTACCGCCAGATGTCGCTCTTGCTCCGCCGTCCGCCGGGCCGCGAAGCCTACCCGGGCGACGTGTTCTATCTCCACTCGCGCCTGCTCGAGCGCGCCGCCAAGCTCAACAAGGACAACGGCTCGGGCTCGCTGACGGCGCTGCCGATCATCGAGACGCAGGCCAACGACGTTTCGGCCTATATCCCGACCAACGTCATCTCGATCACCGATGGCCAGATCTTCCTCGAGACCGATCTCTTCTTCCAGGGCATCCGCCCGGCGGTGAACGTCGGCATCTCGGTGTCGCGCGTCGGCTCGGCCGCGCAGATCAAGGCGATGAAGCAGGTTGCCGGCTCGATCAAGGGCGAACTGTCGCAGTATCGCGAGATGGCGGCCTTCGCGCAGTTCGGCTCCGACCTCGACGCCGCGACGCAGCGCCTGCTCAATCGCGGCGCCCGCCTGACGGAGCTGCTCAAGCAGCCGCAGTTCTCGCCGCTCAAGGTCGAGGAGCAGGTCGCGGTGATCTTCGCCGGCGTGAACGGCTATCTCGACAAGCTGCCGGTCAACAAGGTCGGCGAGTTCGAGCGCGGCTTCCTCTCGCTGCTGCGCACCGATCAGTTGGCGCTGCTCAACGATATCCGCGACAAGCGCGAGCTCACCGACGACATCCGTACCCGCCTCAAGGCGGCGGCGGAGTCGTTCTCCAAGGTCTTCGGGTAA